One genomic window of Sphingobacterium oryzagri includes the following:
- a CDS encoding RidA family protein, with protein sequence MHKTNTHRVNPAGIFDPTPYGFSHSIKIDNPLTMCFVSGQSAGMGLTHELSPDFSTQVRHALQNLRMQLAAQSFLMQDVVKITLLIVDHTPEKLAIWCEEASLAWEEDALPTSTLIPVQQLVLPGMLIEIDAIAQRGAF encoded by the coding sequence ATGCATAAAACGAACACACATCGGGTCAATCCTGCGGGTATCTTTGACCCTACTCCTTATGGATTTTCACACAGCATAAAAATTGATAATCCGCTTACCATGTGCTTTGTCTCCGGCCAAAGTGCGGGCATGGGCCTTACGCATGAACTTTCTCCAGACTTTAGCACGCAGGTGCGTCACGCTCTTCAAAATCTGCGGATGCAATTAGCCGCGCAATCTTTTCTTATGCAAGATGTCGTAAAAATAACCTTACTGATCGTGGATCACACGCCTGAAAAGTTAGCGATCTGGTGTGAAGAGGCTTCTCTCGCTTGGGAAGAAGATGCGCTCCCTACGAGCACGCTTATACCTGTGCAGCAGTTGGTCTTACCCGGTATGCTGATTGAAATTGATGCGATCGCTCAACGTGGGGCTTTTTAA
- a CDS encoding tyrosine-protein phosphatase: protein MKKLITTLVGLSSLLGNLFAQVAPQEARLVRLDGTVNFRDIGGYKTSDGKTVKWGKLYRADALDKLSDTDKVNLTDRKIAYVIDFRGNEEALKAPDLLPEQINYVRLPAGSSNDSMKSLFAEIKDGKKSMEKFYSNTNALVPRYKPFFQQLLSLPDSSALVYHCTAGKDRTGIATALVLYTLGVPKEQIIEDYLSTNYYRKDANEASIQHMMQMGLSKEAATDIMGVQQSYLEATFAAIEQEYGSMQKFLAEGLGISDVEIARLKDAFVN from the coding sequence ATGAAAAAATTAATAACAACTTTAGTAGGGTTAAGTAGTCTTTTGGGCAATCTTTTTGCGCAGGTTGCACCGCAAGAAGCCCGTTTAGTCCGACTAGATGGCACCGTGAATTTTCGAGACATAGGCGGATACAAAACAAGCGATGGAAAGACGGTGAAATGGGGAAAGTTGTATCGAGCTGATGCACTTGATAAATTAAGTGATACCGATAAAGTCAACTTAACAGATAGAAAAATAGCGTATGTCATTGATTTTCGGGGTAATGAAGAAGCGTTGAAAGCCCCCGATTTGTTACCAGAACAGATAAACTATGTCCGTCTTCCTGCCGGTAGTTCCAACGACAGTATGAAAAGTCTTTTTGCCGAAATAAAAGATGGAAAAAAGTCGATGGAAAAATTCTATTCCAACACGAACGCTTTAGTGCCTCGTTATAAACCTTTCTTTCAGCAATTACTATCTTTGCCAGATTCCAGTGCTTTGGTTTACCACTGTACCGCAGGTAAAGACAGGACAGGCATTGCTACAGCCCTTGTTCTGTATACACTAGGCGTGCCAAAAGAACAAATTATTGAAGACTACCTGTCGACTAATTATTACCGGAAAGACGCGAATGAAGCGAGCATACAGCATATGATGCAGATGGGGCTATCTAAAGAAGCCGCTACGGACATTATGGGCGTACAGCAGAGTTACTTAGAAGCGACCTTTGCCGCTATAGAGCAAGAATACGGCAGTATGCAAAAATTTTTGGCCGAAGGACTAGGTATTTCTGACGTAGAAATAGCACGACTGAAAGATGCTTTTGTTAATTAA
- a CDS encoding SusD/RagB family nutrient-binding outer membrane lipoprotein yields MNFKIKFAAIVFVLGNTILINGCKDGDLLTNPNASTRATPSLVLNNLTSNLVMAEEKPFAGAHRINQYLVSNTSYYWGTNFYNWTNTTHRYDILRYAVKLEEEATRQYGSSENVYLGLAKFFRAYSGIWLSQRVGDIPFQEAGDPENLTPKFDSQKEVYLAALAYLEDANTIFSNLIARNMISANTLLDEQGDIFRLTNGQWQKVINAFRLRILVSLSKRAGDNPDLEVAQKIASILADRQKNPLMENNTDNMVYRFNQSYNPYPAFNSRPYSYGIHISKTLLDLTTLTQDPRTFVFATPAPAQYNRLNGKAVNDFSAYVGASTNETQAVLFAQTDTRGGSTAEDRGAYSYINNRRYFGSQDGSTTEHYILFSYAEMCFNIAEAIHRKWTPGNAEECYLKGIHASLQVYGLQHGAQWTVGDRLGQELGKVTIDINSFLAHPEVKYKGSNEQGLKQIISQKYIAFFCQSGYEAFYNWLRTGYPEFQQGGPGIGTADNQIVRRWMYPEDEISYNHLNYVDAISRQYNGKDITTVSTWLFK; encoded by the coding sequence ATGAATTTTAAAATAAAATTTGCGGCCATCGTATTCGTATTAGGGAATACGATACTCATTAACGGATGTAAAGACGGAGACCTGCTAACGAATCCAAATGCCTCCACACGAGCAACCCCTTCACTGGTGCTGAATAACTTAACATCTAATTTAGTCATGGCGGAGGAGAAGCCCTTTGCAGGGGCTCATAGAATCAATCAATATTTGGTATCCAATACGTCTTACTATTGGGGCACGAATTTTTACAACTGGACGAATACGACGCACCGCTATGATATTTTACGGTATGCCGTAAAACTAGAAGAGGAAGCTACCCGACAGTATGGTTCCTCCGAGAATGTGTATTTGGGATTGGCCAAGTTTTTTCGTGCTTATTCCGGTATTTGGCTTTCGCAGCGCGTTGGCGATATCCCGTTTCAGGAAGCTGGAGACCCGGAAAACTTAACACCGAAATTTGATAGCCAGAAAGAGGTTTATCTTGCAGCTTTGGCTTACTTGGAAGATGCAAACACTATTTTCTCGAATCTTATCGCACGAAATATGATTTCTGCCAATACCCTGCTCGACGAGCAGGGCGATATTTTCAGGCTAACCAACGGTCAATGGCAGAAAGTTATAAATGCGTTTCGTCTTCGTATTCTTGTCAGTTTGAGTAAAAGAGCTGGAGATAACCCCGATTTAGAAGTCGCCCAAAAAATTGCATCGATCTTGGCTGACCGTCAAAAAAATCCGTTAATGGAAAATAATACGGACAATATGGTTTACCGATTTAACCAGTCTTATAATCCATACCCTGCGTTTAACAGTCGGCCGTATTCCTATGGAATCCATATTTCAAAGACCTTATTAGATCTGACGACGCTTACACAAGATCCCCGCACATTTGTGTTTGCTACGCCTGCCCCGGCGCAATACAACAGGCTTAATGGAAAAGCTGTCAATGATTTCTCTGCTTATGTCGGAGCAAGCACCAATGAGACGCAAGCGGTTTTGTTTGCACAAACAGATACGCGCGGAGGTTCTACAGCGGAAGATCGGGGAGCCTATTCGTACATCAATAATCGGCGCTATTTTGGATCGCAAGATGGATCGACCACAGAACATTATATTTTATTCAGTTACGCAGAAATGTGCTTCAATATTGCAGAAGCAATCCACCGAAAATGGACACCGGGCAATGCCGAAGAATGTTATCTCAAAGGTATCCATGCCTCGCTACAGGTTTACGGTTTACAACACGGCGCGCAATGGACCGTCGGCGATCGCTTAGGTCAGGAGCTTGGTAAGGTGACGATAGATATCAATAGCTTTTTAGCGCATCCCGAGGTAAAATACAAAGGAAGCAACGAGCAAGGCCTAAAGCAGATCATTTCGCAGAAGTACATTGCGTTCTTTTGCCAGTCAGGATACGAAGCCTTTTACAACTGGCTACGAACAGGTTACCCAGAGTTTCAGCAAGGCGGGCCAGGTATTGGAACGGCCGACAACCAGATCGTTCGCCGCTGGATGTATCCTGAAGACGAAATATCATACAATCACCTCAATTACGTAGACGCGATCAGTCGTCAATACAATGGAAAGGATATAACAACAGTATCAACATGGTTATTTAAATAA
- a CDS encoding SMP-30/gluconolactonase/LRE family protein, with amino-acid sequence MKANYIRTIYFFALALLSLNLSAQETIVSEGLNYDEHTKGFVPIPAAERLLQHVTATAYYKVTNEGHVLEGAIFDKQGNLFFCDVSARRVMRLTPDKELSTIVTLHELNPGGLAFHQDGRLFIAALDLVSRRGAILAVNSDGTEMQRIITPEAGFMPNDLLFDQHGGLYFTDFKGQSTDPQGAVYYIAPNRSTATLILPGLAMANGIALSADGKTLWVTEFGRNLLHRILLSDATTIAPIGTAVAYHFTGPAPDSMRADADGNLYVAIYGQGRILVFNPDGIPIGQILYPERTAGHHLLSTSLAINPETNDLYGVTSDGDKGNGATIFHAKSFAKGLLR; translated from the coding sequence ATGAAAGCAAACTATATTCGAACCATCTACTTTTTTGCACTGGCATTGCTGTCGCTAAATCTTTCAGCGCAAGAAACCATCGTGTCTGAGGGGTTGAACTACGACGAGCATACGAAGGGGTTCGTTCCGATTCCGGCAGCAGAGCGGTTACTGCAACATGTAACAGCGACAGCATATTACAAGGTGACCAATGAGGGGCACGTATTAGAAGGCGCGATCTTTGATAAACAAGGTAATCTATTTTTCTGTGATGTCTCTGCACGGCGGGTTATGCGGTTAACACCCGATAAAGAGCTTTCTACGATCGTTACGCTCCATGAACTGAATCCCGGTGGCTTGGCATTTCATCAAGACGGAAGATTATTCATTGCAGCGCTTGACCTCGTTAGTCGGCGCGGGGCAATTCTTGCCGTAAATTCTGATGGCACGGAAATGCAGCGTATTATCACTCCGGAAGCGGGCTTTATGCCCAACGATCTGCTATTTGATCAACATGGTGGATTATATTTTACAGATTTTAAAGGTCAATCAACGGATCCTCAAGGCGCTGTTTATTATATTGCACCAAATCGCTCCACAGCGACATTGATTTTGCCCGGCCTGGCGATGGCAAACGGCATAGCTTTGAGTGCTGACGGCAAAACATTATGGGTTACAGAATTTGGTCGCAATCTTTTGCATAGAATCCTTCTTTCTGACGCAACAACGATTGCGCCTATCGGCACAGCCGTTGCTTATCACTTTACGGGTCCGGCTCCCGACTCCATGCGCGCGGACGCAGACGGCAACTTGTACGTAGCGATCTACGGACAAGGTCGGATATTGGTATTTAACCCTGATGGTATCCCGATTGGTCAGATTTTATATCCGGAAAGAACAGCCGGACACCACTTGCTATCAACCAGTCTGGCGATAAATCCAGAAACGAACGATCTATATGGTGTTACCAGCGATGGCGACAAAGGTAATGGCGCTACGATATTCCACGCAAAATCGTTCGCAAAAGGCTTACTCCGTTAA
- a CDS encoding Crp/Fnr family transcriptional regulator has product MNDILTHIDKYHKLSAASRAAFLDICTAKHFCKGSFLQQANESARYIYFIQKGLVGYYTTNEKGAITYKMFFAENSFVASTSAVVGNLPSDFAIIALEDCQVIRYSAAAFRSLYQTRHDIALFHIHYLEENWVVKKEPLEIALRNQTAKERYLKLRADLSLYSRLKKHHIASYLGITPTQLSRIRKELKT; this is encoded by the coding sequence ATGAACGACATTCTAACGCATATCGACAAATACCATAAACTATCGGCAGCTAGTCGTGCAGCCTTTCTTGACATCTGTACGGCGAAACATTTCTGTAAAGGTTCGTTCTTGCAGCAGGCCAATGAATCAGCGCGATATATCTATTTTATCCAAAAAGGACTGGTGGGCTATTATACCACGAATGAGAAGGGCGCCATTACATATAAAATGTTTTTTGCCGAAAATAGCTTTGTCGCATCGACCTCGGCTGTAGTGGGCAACTTACCCAGCGATTTTGCGATTATTGCGCTTGAAGATTGTCAGGTTATCCGGTATTCCGCGGCGGCATTTCGCTCGTTATACCAAACTCGGCACGACATTGCCTTGTTTCATATACATTATTTGGAGGAAAACTGGGTGGTTAAAAAAGAGCCGTTAGAAATTGCATTACGCAATCAAACGGCCAAGGAACGCTATCTAAAACTACGGGCAGATTTGTCGCTTTATTCCCGTTTGAAAAAACATCATATTGCTTCCTATCTCGGCATTACGCCGACACAATTAAGTCGCATACGAAAAGAATTAAAGACGTAG
- a CDS encoding PepSY-associated TM helix domain-containing protein: protein MARSKKNWRKIHLWLGVISSPIVFILGITGCILAFDEELEAHFNRRSIDSGGKTEMPLGQLIQTAQATWTKEKKITVIEIPNVADRPWRFRSFQEGDNSGIWYWNEKAYYESLFVNPYTAQVIAHENSEFDFFRIVLYLHWSLLFKTSIGQPIVGVATLLYFLSLITGIYLWWPNNKKNVNKRLRFKWKASTGIKRKIYDLHNILGFYILSIGILLALTGMVWAFPSVGALIQNGLDAQSVKKTASIDKPRVEQATDPYGKILEYMRKNYPNASGYIFYNTTITSDHRISALVRYEKAFKDVIVLADIRSGEVHSTIGFNDKTAGQQFREWNYDIHVGRALGIWGKMLVFIASLVSASLPLTGMLIWFNRDKGKTIRRPFYRRKKRASLNAGTRGEK, encoded by the coding sequence ATGGCACGTAGTAAAAAAAATTGGCGAAAAATACATCTCTGGCTGGGCGTCATTTCCAGTCCTATTGTATTCATATTGGGCATTACCGGCTGCATATTAGCATTCGACGAAGAGTTGGAAGCACATTTCAATAGGCGCAGCATCGATTCGGGTGGGAAGACCGAAATGCCGCTTGGCCAGCTTATCCAGACCGCGCAAGCGACATGGACTAAAGAAAAAAAAATAACGGTAATAGAAATTCCCAATGTAGCTGACCGGCCTTGGCGTTTTCGATCATTTCAAGAAGGCGACAACAGCGGAATTTGGTACTGGAATGAGAAAGCATATTACGAATCTCTCTTTGTCAATCCATACACGGCGCAGGTTATTGCTCATGAAAACTCAGAATTTGATTTCTTTCGCATTGTACTCTATTTACATTGGAGTCTGTTGTTTAAAACATCCATCGGACAACCTATCGTAGGTGTTGCGACGTTGCTCTATTTCTTATCATTGATCACCGGAATCTACCTGTGGTGGCCCAACAACAAGAAGAATGTCAATAAGCGGCTCCGCTTTAAGTGGAAAGCTTCGACCGGAATTAAGCGTAAGATCTATGACCTCCATAATATTCTTGGATTTTACATATTAAGTATCGGCATATTGTTGGCGCTGACCGGCATGGTATGGGCATTTCCGAGCGTGGGCGCGCTTATTCAAAACGGATTGGACGCACAATCCGTTAAAAAAACAGCAAGTATAGATAAGCCGCGTGTAGAACAAGCAACAGATCCGTATGGCAAAATACTCGAATATATGCGCAAAAACTATCCAAATGCGTCCGGCTATATTTTCTACAATACGACCATCACTTCGGATCATCGAATAAGTGCTTTAGTAAGGTATGAAAAGGCCTTTAAGGACGTTATTGTGCTGGCGGATATTCGCTCTGGAGAAGTGCATTCGACAATTGGGTTTAATGACAAAACTGCGGGTCAACAATTTCGAGAATGGAACTACGATATTCACGTTGGCCGTGCGCTTGGCATCTGGGGCAAAATGTTGGTATTTATTGCTTCGTTAGTCTCTGCCTCACTGCCGCTGACTGGCATGTTAATCTGGTTCAATAGAGACAAAGGTAAAACGATACGCCGTCCATTTTATCGGCGCAAAAAACGCGCAAGCTTAAATGCTGGCACGCGCGGCGAAAAGTGA
- a CDS encoding FecR family protein, whose protein sequence is MMEVNAQLLKKYWSGQCTPEEKTLVQDWLKKGNPDTEFAIRGDEQQIKDKIWNSIVGQDSGETNPIASPERPTFRYLWPAAAAILAILSFAAAFFYYRSTLTSEVQYVEVVAKDGQHAQVTLADGSKILLNARSRLRYPKTFEGAQRSVSLEGEGYFDIAKDPEKPFIISTQQLTIKVLGTEFNVKEIEGQQPAVAVSEGKVKLISNLLNDSLLLTAHQYGLLTDKGLLRHDMRSDKSFAWKAGELILDDLSLAQATIELERRYGINIQVVDNDLLQKRIRAVFHKEAMPEVIQLIASALGTSYTIKNKEVTFGR, encoded by the coding sequence ATGATGGAAGTAAACGCCCAATTGCTAAAAAAATACTGGTCTGGACAATGTACTCCCGAAGAAAAAACATTGGTGCAGGATTGGCTAAAAAAAGGCAATCCTGATACGGAGTTTGCTATTCGTGGTGATGAGCAACAAATAAAAGACAAGATTTGGAACAGCATTGTTGGGCAGGATAGCGGCGAAACAAACCCAATAGCATCGCCGGAAAGACCAACGTTTCGCTACCTTTGGCCTGCAGCGGCCGCGATTTTAGCCATCCTTTCTTTTGCTGCTGCTTTCTTTTATTATCGTTCCACGTTGACAAGCGAAGTACAGTATGTGGAAGTCGTAGCAAAAGATGGTCAGCATGCGCAGGTTACGCTCGCTGACGGCAGTAAAATTTTGCTAAACGCTCGTAGTCGGCTTCGTTATCCGAAAACATTTGAGGGCGCTCAGCGCAGCGTGTCGCTTGAAGGCGAAGGCTATTTTGATATTGCGAAAGATCCGGAAAAACCTTTTATCATCAGCACACAACAACTAACCATAAAAGTTTTAGGAACCGAGTTCAATGTCAAGGAAATTGAAGGGCAGCAGCCTGCTGTTGCTGTATCCGAAGGGAAAGTAAAGCTCATCAGCAATCTGTTGAACGATTCTTTGTTATTAACCGCTCATCAATACGGTTTGTTAACCGATAAGGGACTTTTGCGACATGATATGCGCAGCGATAAGTCGTTTGCCTGGAAAGCAGGCGAATTAATACTGGATGACCTTAGCCTTGCACAGGCCACTATTGAACTGGAGCGCCGATACGGCATCAACATACAGGTCGTTGATAACGACTTGCTGCAAAAAAGGATTAGAGCTGTATTTCACAAAGAAGCCATGCCCGAGGTGATACAACTTATCGCCTCCGCATTGGGCACATCGTATACGATTAAAAACAAGGAGGTAACATTCGGCAGGTAA
- a CDS encoding RNA polymerase sigma-70 factor, translating to MSSSTSINEETFKVIFERYWKALVGFCQHHTDSEEVGMDIVQDIFCSIWKRRDSLVIQVDMEHYLFRAARLKISDYYRKKYSQTSYEESLSHDQQAYSNVTEELIEVRELENRLSITVDRLPARCKQVYRLSRESGRSIPEIATLLNLSEKTVEAHLTKALRNIRARLARY from the coding sequence ATGTCCTCCTCAACCAGCATAAATGAAGAAACCTTCAAAGTCATTTTTGAGCGGTACTGGAAAGCGCTTGTTGGTTTTTGTCAGCATCATACCGATAGTGAAGAGGTAGGAATGGATATCGTACAAGATATCTTTTGTTCGATTTGGAAACGACGAGATTCTTTAGTCATCCAGGTAGATATGGAGCACTATCTTTTCCGCGCTGCTCGATTAAAGATCAGCGATTACTACCGCAAAAAATATAGTCAAACTTCTTATGAAGAATCGTTGTCACACGATCAGCAAGCATACAGCAACGTCACAGAAGAGCTGATAGAGGTTCGCGAATTAGAAAATAGATTATCAATCACCGTAGATCGGCTTCCTGCGCGTTGTAAACAAGTATATCGGTTAAGCCGGGAAAGTGGTCGCTCTATTCCAGAAATAGCGACCTTGTTGAATCTTTCAGAAAAAACCGTCGAAGCACATCTTACTAAGGCACTGCGTAATATAAGAGCGCGCCTTGCTCGTTATTAG
- a CDS encoding VF530 family protein, translating to MEKSNDPLHGKRLDTILEELLEYFETFEKLGEQIKIKCFTDNPSKSSSLKFLRKTPWARAKVESLYLYVLRKKKKKDL from the coding sequence ATGGAAAAATCAAATGATCCGCTGCATGGAAAGCGGCTAGATACTATACTAGAAGAATTGCTAGAATATTTTGAAACGTTCGAAAAACTAGGTGAACAGATCAAAATCAAATGTTTTACCGACAACCCGAGCAAAAGCTCGTCTCTTAAATTTTTAAGGAAAACACCCTGGGCCAGAGCCAAAGTAGAAAGTTTGTATCTGTATGTGCTACGGAAGAAAAAGAAAAAAGATTTGTAA
- a CDS encoding TonB-dependent receptor translates to MQFKEGAKVLLLLTLLFAHTLTARAQHQILEKTITLKQKNQPFEHVVKKLEEVSGARFIYSPSTFNSTRLLTVEVTNETLGNVIRLVFGNQASIETGSGNAISVSLNHNPGKISGVTLTSDSKPIGYVTISLNGKKIQADEKGRFVFTDIPPGTHTLIAAYVGVKKQRTTVLVKENDNVEVTFRMSENAEALEEVIVNGERVNRFANKETAYVARMPLTNIENPQVYSVVTKQLIQEQASFTIADAIRNATGTVSVTNPSGGVSAFFRGFGVGINARNGMESTTERSAMDLANVERIEVMKGPSGTLFGSAVSSFGGVVNLVTKKPIEAKRTELTYMNGSFGLNRLTVDVNSPLDSAKKVLFRANAALHRERSFLDYGFNNTFLFAPSLSYRVDERLTLNVDAEVLQVHNTQPMNFLIRSAAITQPSDILLDYRSTLYHDNVDVKNYATRVFAEAVYKISDKIRSTTLFSYVSENVERSYQRPVIWSSPTTATRASAVYGPVYNGYTNLQQNFNAELQTGFIKHNLLVGANFRNYSSNFLFSEAAIIDQVDITQPFQPVTRQDIDALTSFAPYPTPTQNTLSAYVSDMLTVLPRLSLMLSLRVDHFDRKATPGAEDEFKQTSLAPKLGVVYQVLPDRLSVFGNYMSGFQNIAPAIQPDGSRLVLNPIFAKQSEAGIKAELLGKRLSMTGSYYYIDIANATRLNAELFTLQDGQQVSKGFDLEVLAEPIRGLNLLAGYAFNDNRIVKASTDASIDGNKSSNAPENVANLWASYTLQRTAKGLGVGFGINYVDKMFRSTDNVFFIPSYTLANATLFYNKQAWGVQVKANNIFNERYWDNWGNAQAPANYVASLSFRF, encoded by the coding sequence ATGCAATTCAAAGAAGGCGCAAAAGTACTTCTACTGCTTACCCTACTTTTCGCACATACCCTTACGGCCCGTGCACAACATCAAATACTGGAAAAAACCATCACCTTAAAACAAAAAAACCAACCATTTGAGCATGTGGTGAAAAAACTGGAAGAAGTATCTGGTGCCCGTTTTATCTACAGTCCATCCACTTTTAACAGCACGAGGCTCCTTACAGTAGAAGTGACCAATGAAACATTGGGCAACGTCATCCGGCTTGTATTTGGCAACCAAGCCAGCATAGAAACCGGTTCTGGAAATGCTATTTCTGTTTCTTTAAATCATAACCCCGGCAAGATATCCGGTGTCACGCTGACCAGTGATTCCAAACCAATTGGCTATGTGACCATCTCCTTAAATGGCAAAAAGATACAAGCCGATGAAAAAGGTCGCTTTGTCTTTACAGACATTCCGCCGGGCACGCATACATTGATCGCTGCATATGTAGGCGTTAAAAAACAGCGCACCACTGTGCTCGTAAAAGAAAACGATAACGTAGAAGTTACGTTTCGCATGTCTGAAAATGCAGAAGCTTTGGAGGAAGTCATTGTTAACGGCGAGCGAGTAAACCGGTTTGCCAACAAAGAAACGGCTTATGTGGCGCGTATGCCACTTACCAATATTGAAAATCCGCAGGTATATAGTGTGGTTACAAAACAACTGATTCAGGAGCAGGCTTCGTTCACGATCGCTGATGCGATACGAAATGCGACAGGAACCGTTTCGGTAACCAATCCTTCTGGCGGTGTTTCTGCTTTTTTTAGAGGATTTGGAGTCGGCATAAACGCCAGAAACGGCATGGAATCTACGACGGAGCGTTCTGCCATGGATTTGGCCAATGTAGAGCGCATCGAAGTAATGAAAGGACCATCCGGTACGCTCTTTGGCTCTGCTGTTTCTTCTTTTGGCGGCGTGGTCAATTTGGTTACGAAAAAACCAATTGAAGCTAAACGCACAGAGTTGACTTACATGAATGGAAGCTTTGGCCTTAATCGACTAACAGTGGATGTAAACAGTCCGTTGGACAGTGCAAAAAAAGTGCTATTTCGGGCAAATGCTGCACTACACCGTGAACGAAGCTTCCTGGACTATGGATTTAACAACACCTTTCTGTTTGCGCCCAGTTTGAGCTATCGCGTAGACGAGCGATTGACACTGAATGTGGATGCCGAGGTGCTTCAAGTGCACAACACGCAACCAATGAATTTTCTGATCCGCTCGGCAGCGATCACGCAGCCGAGCGATATCCTGCTCGACTACCGGTCAACACTGTATCACGATAATGTGGACGTGAAGAATTATGCCACGAGGGTATTTGCCGAAGCGGTGTACAAAATTTCCGATAAAATTCGCTCGACAACACTCTTTTCTTATGTTTCTGAAAACGTGGAACGTAGTTACCAACGACCGGTTATCTGGAGCAGTCCGACAACCGCCACACGTGCTTCTGCCGTTTATGGGCCTGTCTACAATGGATACACCAATCTTCAACAAAATTTCAATGCCGAGTTGCAAACCGGCTTTATAAAACATAACCTGCTGGTAGGCGCTAACTTCAGAAATTATAGTTCCAATTTTCTTTTCTCCGAAGCCGCTATCATTGATCAGGTAGACATCACCCAGCCGTTTCAACCTGTCACACGTCAAGATATTGATGCATTAACATCCTTTGCACCTTATCCAACGCCGACGCAGAATACCCTAAGCGCTTACGTATCTGATATGCTAACGGTGCTGCCCCGATTGTCGCTGATGCTTTCGCTACGTGTAGATCATTTCGATCGTAAAGCGACGCCGGGAGCCGAAGACGAATTTAAACAAACGTCTTTAGCACCGAAATTGGGCGTCGTGTATCAGGTTCTTCCAGATCGACTCTCTGTATTTGGAAACTACATGAGCGGCTTTCAAAATATTGCGCCAGCGATTCAGCCGGATGGCAGCAGACTCGTGCTCAACCCGATATTTGCCAAACAATCAGAAGCCGGCATCAAGGCCGAATTATTGGGCAAGCGGCTTTCTATGACAGGAAGTTATTACTACATCGATATTGCTAATGCGACACGGTTGAACGCCGAGCTGTTTACGTTACAGGATGGTCAACAAGTGAGCAAAGGATTTGATCTGGAAGTATTGGCTGAACCTATCCGCGGACTAAATTTGCTAGCGGGCTATGCATTTAACGATAATCGCATCGTAAAAGCGAGTACAGATGCATCGATAGATGGCAACAAGTCATCCAATGCGCCAGAAAATGTAGCAAATCTATGGGCGTCGTATACGCTGCAACGTACAGCAAAAGGACTAGGTGTTGGATTTGGAATTAATTACGTCGATAAAATGTTCCGATCTACGGACAATGTTTTCTTTATTCCTTCGTATACCCTCGCCAATGCTACGCTCTTTTACAACAAGCAGGCTTGGGGCGTACAAGTCAAAGCAAACAACATTTTTAATGAACGATATTGGGACAATTGGGGTAATGCACAAGCACCCGCTAATTATGTAGCCAGTCTATCTTTCAGGTTTTAA
- a CDS encoding nuclear transport factor 2 family protein: MKKTLTTIAAAIIMISSFSSFAAEKTNPLKNVESAKIINTYLEATTLGSIELNKFLFADDFQYSNSANNDTFNKREYSNFLKAHKGVNFDCKTSYEILDQSGKACMAKATMVFENFTRVDYITLSQDQDGWKVSKVVTTYP; the protein is encoded by the coding sequence ATGAAAAAGACATTAACAACCATCGCAGCAGCCATCATTATGATCAGCTCATTCTCTTCCTTCGCCGCAGAGAAAACCAATCCGTTGAAGAACGTAGAATCTGCAAAGATTATTAATACCTATCTGGAAGCGACTACGCTTGGCAGCATCGAACTCAATAAATTCCTTTTTGCTGATGATTTTCAGTACAGCAATAGCGCAAACAATGACACGTTCAACAAGCGCGAGTACAGCAATTTCTTAAAAGCACACAAAGGCGTAAACTTTGACTGCAAGACAAGCTATGAGATTTTGGATCAAAGTGGAAAGGCTTGTATGGCAAAAGCAACGATGGTTTTCGAGAATTTCACACGTGTAGACTACATCACGCTGAGCCAGGATCAGGACGGTTGGAAGGTGAGCAAGGTGGTGACTACTTACCCGTAA